A stretch of the Tardiphaga sp. 709 genome encodes the following:
- a CDS encoding ATP-binding protein has protein sequence MTSLRKTVMTYVTGLLIVVGVAASVMSYYFVKYEVNSFQDNALHEVALTAGMVFRHDIEPRIDAELEDQLVIQIWDQSKQLIHRSGPSVDILFQSELGYADVTAGGERWRVFRSRDATHAIQVAQRWSAREEVAAYAAAGAAVPLVVAIPIAWLMIWWAVKRVLSGLGTLSADIGQRSADAKDALSLTGVPVEVAPLVTAMNSLIERHQTALETQRRFVSDAAHELRTPLAALQIQIDNLRARELSEPEREIAQDLLDGIRRASYSVNQLMTMVRADAGIESETEVVDAEAFVRLVVSGFVSIAEAKGVSLAIVPGTRDELNVRAADLRLIVSNLLDNAVRYTRAGGAVSIKAERRGTDFVIEVIDSGCGIPESAVPYLYDRFFRAAPMDIDGTGLGLAIARTAADRNGFGLDIANRDDAQGVRAAVSIPLGEVSNEVRQFEAA, from the coding sequence ATGACGTCGTTGCGAAAGACCGTGATGACGTATGTCACGGGTCTGCTCATTGTCGTCGGCGTCGCCGCATCGGTTATGTCCTATTATTTCGTCAAGTATGAGGTGAACAGCTTCCAGGACAACGCTCTTCACGAGGTTGCGCTTACGGCGGGCATGGTGTTCCGGCATGATATCGAGCCGCGGATCGATGCCGAACTGGAAGACCAACTGGTGATCCAGATCTGGGATCAGTCGAAACAGCTCATTCACCGTTCGGGCCCTTCGGTCGATATCCTGTTTCAGTCGGAACTCGGCTATGCCGACGTGACCGCGGGTGGAGAGCGCTGGCGCGTGTTCAGGTCGCGCGACGCGACGCATGCGATCCAGGTCGCACAGCGCTGGAGTGCGCGCGAAGAAGTGGCCGCCTATGCGGCCGCGGGCGCTGCGGTGCCGCTGGTCGTTGCCATCCCGATTGCGTGGCTGATGATCTGGTGGGCCGTGAAGCGCGTATTGTCCGGGCTTGGAACACTGTCGGCCGATATCGGCCAGCGCAGCGCCGATGCGAAGGACGCGCTCAGCTTGACAGGCGTTCCGGTCGAAGTCGCCCCGCTTGTGACAGCCATGAATTCCTTGATCGAGCGACATCAGACCGCGCTGGAGACCCAGCGCCGCTTTGTGTCTGACGCGGCGCATGAATTGCGGACGCCGCTCGCGGCGCTTCAGATCCAGATCGATAATCTGCGGGCACGGGAGCTCAGTGAGCCTGAGCGTGAGATCGCGCAGGATCTGCTCGACGGGATTCGGAGGGCCTCTTATTCGGTCAACCAGTTGATGACCATGGTTCGCGCCGATGCCGGCATCGAAAGCGAAACCGAAGTCGTCGATGCGGAGGCCTTCGTGCGGCTGGTGGTGTCCGGCTTCGTGTCCATCGCGGAGGCCAAGGGCGTCTCGCTCGCGATCGTACCGGGGACGCGTGATGAACTGAATGTCCGTGCCGCCGATCTCCGGCTGATCGTCTCGAACCTGCTCGACAATGCGGTGCGCTACACGCGCGCCGGCGGCGCGGTCAGCATTAAGGCTGAGCGCCGAGGCACGGATTTCGTCATCGAGGTGATCGACAGCGGATGCGGAATACCGGAATCCGCCGTGCCATATCTCTACGATCGCTTCTTCCGTGCGGCGCCCATGGATATCGATGGCACCGGGCTCGGATTGGCGATTGCCCGAACGGCGGCGGATCGTAACGGCTTCGGTCTCGATATTGCAAACCGCGACGATGCTCAGGGCGTCAGGGCTGCTGTCTCGATCCCACTCGGAGAAGTGTCGAACGAAGTCAGGCAGTTCGAAGCGGCGTAA
- a CDS encoding response regulator transcription factor, producing the protein MRVLLIEDDAMFGKALVRGLSENGMSVDWARNGRDGFAAMDRSEYAVALIDIGLPKMSGLDVLKAKRKAGMTTPALIITARDGVSDMVAGLDLGADDYIVKPFELPVLLARIRAVTRRANGRVVSLMTSAEITLDPSTQVATFRDIKHLLSVREFAVLQALMERPGQILSRSQIESRIYGWGEEVQSNAVDVLIHGLRKKFDKDIVRNVRGAGWMVTKEGA; encoded by the coding sequence ATGCGCGTTCTACTGATCGAAGACGATGCCATGTTCGGCAAGGCGCTGGTGCGCGGCCTGAGCGAGAATGGTATGAGCGTCGACTGGGCGCGCAATGGCCGTGATGGCTTCGCCGCGATGGACCGATCGGAATATGCGGTCGCATTGATCGATATCGGTCTTCCCAAGATGTCCGGTCTGGACGTGCTCAAGGCGAAAAGGAAAGCCGGCATGACCACGCCGGCCCTTATCATCACCGCGCGGGATGGCGTGTCCGACATGGTGGCGGGTCTCGATCTCGGCGCAGACGATTACATCGTCAAGCCGTTTGAACTGCCGGTACTGCTCGCGCGAATCCGCGCAGTCACGCGCCGCGCCAATGGTCGCGTGGTATCGCTCATGACGTCCGCGGAGATCACGCTGGATCCATCGACGCAGGTGGCGACCTTCCGCGATATCAAGCATCTGCTGTCGGTGCGCGAATTTGCGGTGCTGCAGGCCTTGATGGAGCGGCCCGGGCAAATCCTGTCGCGTAGCCAGATCGAGAGCCGGATTTACGGCTGGGGCGAGGAAGTCCAGAGCAACGCGGTCGACGTTCTGATTCACGGACTGCGCAAGAAATTCGACAAGGATATTGTCCGCAATGTCCGTGGTGCGGGCTGGATGGTCACCAAGGAGGGCGCATGA
- a CDS encoding TonB-dependent siderophore receptor: protein MTSRTSIGGRGTAARKAFLISTSAAAIIAAGFCIAEPAIAQSANSGSSTLPPVQVDAPSAPRVRRAQPQRAASGRVARTRAVAPQPVRQPLSVNPQDAQSGQVGYITQNISSGTKTNTALLNVPQSVTVLTKEFIRDQDFRSIGEAVRYVPGVVPHQGEGNRDDVVIRGQRTNADFFIDGIRDDVQYFRDLYNTQRIEVLKGPNAMIFGRGGGGGVINRVQKEADGVSIREVTVQGGSFDNKRVTIDTGGAVNENVAARINAMYENSGTYRDYGHLERYGINPTVTIRGEDTKVKLSYEYLHDDRTADRGIPAQGTVPAPTNARPTVPFATNASTFFGNPDQSYSKQDVHIANAVIDHDFNNGLTVKNSSRYANYDKFYQNVFPTTGTFVTPGGTASISAYNNLAQRENLFNQTDWTYKTNTGPVLHTIVFGTEFGRQNTFSLRNTGQINGGATLLVPAASPTTFAPWSFIHNNASDNNSYATLDIASVYIQDQIEVSRYLQFIGGVRYDRFDLTSQNLNPGGTLDSRVDNLVSPRAGVIIKPLDNLSVYGSYSISYLPSAGDQFSSLTPSLAVTVPEKFINNEVGVKWDITPRLQASAAVYDLDRENQRFIVGGQVVALGKTNTKGAELSLTGYVTDQWQVTGGYAYTDARIVDASSATIVPGNRVGLVPLNTFTMWNKYQFNEMWGAGLGIIHYDDFFATSDDTVKLKAFTRVDAAIYFRLDKTWRAQLNIENLFDTSYYATADAANNITPGSPRAFRASVTANF from the coding sequence ATGACTTCCAGGACTTCTATCGGGGGGCGCGGCACGGCGGCGCGCAAAGCTTTTCTGATTTCGACGAGCGCGGCGGCCATCATCGCGGCGGGATTCTGCATCGCAGAGCCAGCCATTGCGCAAAGCGCGAATTCCGGCTCATCGACATTGCCGCCGGTGCAGGTCGACGCTCCCAGCGCGCCGCGCGTCCGCCGTGCCCAGCCGCAGCGCGCCGCATCCGGCCGCGTCGCCCGGACACGCGCTGTTGCGCCGCAGCCGGTTCGCCAGCCGCTCAGCGTCAACCCGCAGGACGCACAGTCCGGCCAGGTCGGCTACATCACCCAGAATATTTCGAGCGGTACCAAGACCAACACCGCGCTCCTCAACGTGCCACAATCGGTCACGGTGCTCACGAAGGAATTCATCCGGGATCAGGATTTCCGCAGCATCGGCGAAGCGGTTCGCTATGTGCCGGGCGTCGTGCCGCATCAGGGCGAAGGCAATCGCGATGACGTCGTCATCCGCGGGCAGCGCACCAATGCCGACTTCTTCATCGACGGTATTCGCGACGACGTGCAGTATTTCCGCGATCTCTATAACACCCAGCGCATCGAGGTCCTGAAGGGACCGAATGCCATGATCTTCGGCCGCGGCGGCGGCGGCGGCGTCATCAATCGCGTACAGAAGGAAGCCGACGGAGTTTCGATCCGTGAGGTAACTGTTCAGGGCGGATCGTTCGACAACAAGCGCGTGACGATCGATACCGGCGGCGCCGTGAACGAGAACGTCGCGGCGCGCATCAACGCGATGTATGAGAATTCCGGAACCTATCGCGACTACGGCCACCTCGAGCGTTATGGCATCAATCCGACCGTGACGATTCGCGGCGAGGATACCAAGGTCAAGCTCAGCTACGAATATCTGCATGACGACCGCACCGCGGATCGCGGCATCCCGGCACAGGGCACTGTGCCAGCGCCCACGAATGCACGCCCGACCGTGCCGTTCGCGACCAATGCTTCGACCTTCTTCGGCAATCCGGACCAGAGCTATTCGAAGCAGGACGTCCACATTGCCAACGCCGTCATCGACCACGATTTCAATAATGGCCTGACGGTCAAGAACTCGTCACGCTATGCGAACTACGACAAGTTCTACCAGAACGTTTTCCCGACCACGGGAACGTTCGTCACCCCCGGCGGCACCGCGTCCATCTCGGCCTACAACAACCTGGCTCAGCGCGAGAACCTGTTCAATCAGACCGACTGGACCTACAAGACCAATACCGGTCCCGTGCTGCACACGATCGTATTCGGTACCGAGTTCGGACGGCAGAACACTTTCAGCCTTCGCAACACCGGCCAGATCAACGGCGGCGCGACCTTGCTCGTTCCCGCGGCCAGCCCGACCACCTTTGCCCCGTGGTCGTTCATCCACAACAACGCCTCCGACAACAACTCCTATGCGACGCTCGATATCGCATCGGTCTATATTCAGGACCAGATCGAGGTCAGCCGTTACCTGCAGTTCATCGGCGGCGTTCGTTACGATCGTTTCGACCTCACCTCACAGAACCTCAATCCGGGCGGCACTCTCGACAGCCGCGTCGACAACCTTGTCTCACCGCGCGCTGGCGTGATCATCAAACCACTCGATAATCTCTCGGTCTATGGCAGCTACAGCATTTCGTATCTGCCAAGCGCTGGCGACCAGTTCAGCTCGCTGACGCCATCGCTCGCCGTCACCGTGCCGGAGAAATTCATCAACAACGAAGTCGGCGTAAAGTGGGACATTACCCCGCGACTGCAGGCGTCCGCAGCCGTCTACGATCTCGACCGGGAGAACCAGAGGTTCATCGTGGGCGGCCAGGTCGTCGCCCTCGGCAAGACCAACACCAAGGGTGCTGAGCTCAGCCTGACCGGCTATGTCACCGATCAGTGGCAGGTCACCGGCGGCTACGCCTACACCGACGCGCGCATCGTCGATGCCAGCTCCGCCACAATCGTCCCAGGCAACCGCGTCGGCCTGGTGCCACTCAACACCTTCACCATGTGGAACAAATATCAGTTCAACGAGATGTGGGGTGCCGGCCTCGGTATCATCCATTACGACGACTTCTTCGCCACGTCGGATGATACAGTGAAGCTGAAAGCCTTCACCCGCGTCGATGCCGCAATCTACTTCCGGCTCGACAAGACGTGGCGTGCCCAGCTGAACATCGAGAACCTGTTCGATACCAGCTACTACGCCACCGCCGATGCGGCCAACAACATCACGCCGGGCTCGCCGCGCGCGTTCCGGGCATCGGTGACGGCGAACTTCTAA
- a CDS encoding Fe(3+) ABC transporter substrate-binding protein: MIKHHALATAVLFAALGSSALQAAEEVNVYTYRETKLVQPIFEAFTKDTGVKVNVISASSGLEQRMKAEGANSPADVLLTVDIGRIDEAVQAGVTQPMKSEVIEKVVPAQYRDPDGHWAGISMRARVVYASKDRVKQDAITYEELADPKWKGKICIRSGQHIYNNGLFAAYVAKHGEAKAEEWLRGVKANLAQKPSGGDRETARDVAAGKCDLGIGNTYYWALMMNADPDKKPWAEATKVILPTFEGGGTHVNLSGVLLAKHAPNKANAMKLIEWLAGEHAQQVYADANYEYPVRAGITINPTIAGYGKLNADPMPIAKIAANRKAASTLVDKVGFDN, encoded by the coding sequence ATGATCAAGCACCACGCCCTCGCCACCGCCGTCCTCTTCGCCGCCCTTGGCTCATCCGCGCTGCAGGCGGCCGAAGAGGTCAATGTCTATACCTATCGCGAGACCAAGCTCGTGCAGCCGATCTTCGAGGCCTTCACCAAGGATACCGGCGTGAAGGTCAATGTGATCTCGGCCAGCTCGGGCCTCGAGCAGCGCATGAAGGCCGAAGGCGCCAACAGCCCGGCAGACGTGCTGCTGACGGTAGATATCGGCCGCATCGACGAGGCCGTGCAGGCGGGCGTGACGCAGCCAATGAAATCCGAGGTGATCGAGAAGGTCGTGCCGGCGCAATATCGCGATCCCGACGGCCACTGGGCTGGCATCTCCATGCGCGCCCGCGTGGTCTATGCGTCGAAGGATCGCGTCAAGCAGGATGCCATCACCTATGAGGAACTGGCCGATCCGAAGTGGAAGGGCAAGATCTGCATCCGCTCCGGCCAGCACATCTACAATAACGGCCTGTTCGCCGCCTATGTCGCCAAGCACGGCGAGGCCAAGGCCGAGGAATGGCTGCGCGGCGTCAAGGCCAATCTGGCGCAGAAGCCGTCCGGCGGCGACCGCGAGACCGCCCGCGACGTCGCGGCCGGCAAATGCGATCTCGGCATCGGCAACACCTATTACTGGGCGCTGATGATGAATGCCGATCCCGACAAGAAGCCGTGGGCGGAAGCCACCAAGGTGATCCTGCCGACCTTTGAAGGCGGCGGCACCCATGTGAACCTGTCCGGCGTGCTGCTGGCCAAACATGCGCCGAACAAGGCCAATGCCATGAAGCTGATCGAATGGCTTGCAGGCGAGCATGCCCAGCAGGTCTATGCCGACGCCAATTACGAATATCCCGTGCGCGCCGGCATCACGATCAATCCGACCATCGCGGGCTATGGCAAGCTCAATGCCGACCCGATGCCCATCGCCAAGATTGCCGCGAACCGCAAAGCCGCGTCGACGCTGGTGGACAAGGTCGGGTTTGATAATTGA
- a CDS encoding iron ABC transporter permease, translated as MWRVLTRACTPVRPSRTEALAILVAVATALLVAAPVISIALLALQPEPELWQHLIAYVLPQALRDTAALLIGVGIVTLAVGAGTAWLVSAHDFPGRTLMLWLLPLPLAIPTYLAAYVYVDLFEPLGLVHRALATAMSLPGAIGWLPSLRSLPGAIFVIGIVLYPYVYLSARAMFQHRSADFAEAAKILGADRWTTFRRVSLPMARPALAVGLALVSLETLNDIGASEYLGIRTLTVSVFTTWLNRGSLAGAAQLSLFMLAIVGVLIAIERFGRREGSVEFSSENPRLAPRTPLTGLRGWLAFTACLLPALLGFAVPLLYLLRESLRRGLLSMETTVWRDAGHTIALAAIATGAALLLGLVVIVAQRWRASRLTNLSVAVAQTGYALPGTVLALGLLTPVLFIDNGFSKLAGWLSLASPGLVMVGSGAAVVIAYVIRFLAVPTGFIKAGFEHIPVDYDDSARAAGAPVITTLRVIQLPLLRPALFGAVIVVFVDCLKELPATLLLRPLNVETLATSIYQYASRGSFEEGALAALLIVAASIGPVVWLTRFADVPQGPV; from the coding sequence ATGTGGAGAGTGCTCACGCGGGCATGCACGCCCGTGAGGCCTTCCCGCACCGAAGCGCTCGCGATTCTCGTCGCAGTTGCCACCGCGCTCCTTGTGGCTGCGCCAGTCATCAGCATCGCGCTACTGGCGCTACAGCCGGAGCCCGAGCTTTGGCAGCATCTGATCGCCTATGTATTGCCGCAGGCGCTGCGCGACACCGCAGCCCTCCTGATCGGCGTCGGTATCGTCACGCTCGCGGTCGGTGCCGGCACCGCATGGCTGGTCTCGGCGCATGATTTCCCCGGCCGCACGCTCATGCTCTGGCTCTTGCCGCTGCCGCTGGCGATTCCGACCTATCTCGCCGCTTACGTCTATGTGGACCTGTTCGAGCCACTGGGCCTCGTCCATCGCGCATTGGCAACGGCAATGTCGTTGCCCGGCGCGATCGGGTGGCTGCCGAGCCTGCGTTCGTTGCCCGGCGCCATCTTCGTGATCGGCATCGTGTTGTATCCCTACGTCTATCTCTCTGCTCGCGCGATGTTCCAGCATCGCAGCGCCGATTTTGCTGAAGCCGCGAAGATACTCGGTGCCGATCGCTGGACGACGTTCCGCCGAGTCTCGCTACCGATGGCGCGCCCCGCCCTCGCTGTGGGCCTCGCACTGGTATCGCTGGAAACGCTGAACGATATCGGCGCCAGCGAATATCTGGGCATTCGTACGCTCACCGTCTCGGTTTTCACGACCTGGCTCAACCGCGGCAGCCTTGCAGGTGCTGCGCAGCTGTCATTGTTCATGCTCGCCATCGTCGGGGTGCTGATCGCCATCGAGCGCTTCGGCCGCCGCGAAGGCAGCGTGGAATTCTCTTCGGAGAATCCGCGGTTGGCACCGCGCACGCCTTTGACAGGCCTACGCGGATGGCTTGCTTTCACCGCCTGTCTCCTCCCTGCCCTGCTTGGCTTCGCCGTGCCCTTGCTCTATCTGCTGCGCGAGAGCCTGCGCCGCGGTCTGCTATCGATGGAAACGACGGTTTGGCGCGATGCCGGCCACACCATTGCGCTGGCCGCAATTGCCACGGGAGCCGCGCTGCTTCTCGGGCTTGTGGTGATCGTCGCTCAGCGCTGGCGTGCTTCGCGGCTGACCAACCTGTCGGTCGCTGTCGCCCAGACCGGCTATGCGCTGCCCGGAACGGTGCTGGCGCTGGGTCTGCTGACGCCGGTGCTGTTCATCGACAATGGATTCAGCAAGCTCGCCGGATGGCTCAGTCTCGCATCGCCCGGGCTTGTCATGGTCGGCTCTGGCGCCGCCGTGGTGATCGCCTATGTGATCCGGTTCCTGGCGGTGCCGACCGGTTTCATCAAGGCCGGCTTCGAGCACATCCCCGTCGATTACGACGATAGCGCTCGCGCCGCCGGCGCACCGGTAATCACCACACTGCGCGTGATTCAACTGCCGCTATTGCGTCCGGCATTGTTCGGCGCCGTCATCGTGGTCTTTGTCGATTGTCTGAAGGAGCTGCCCGCCACGTTGCTGCTGCGACCGCTCAATGTCGAAACGCTGGCGACTTCGATCTATCAATATGCGAGTCGTGGCAGCTTTGAAGAAGGCGCCCTGGCCGCACTTCTCATCGTCGCTGCGAGCATCGGCCCGGTGGTCTGGCTGACACGCTTTGCAGATGTGCCGCAGGGGCCGGTGTAA
- a CDS encoding AI-2E family transporter, translating into MRASLEDRFFLLLIVVVTLAFGWIMSSFYSAILWGVVIAIMFAPMHRRLERRMPKHPNSAALLTVGLIVLIVILPLTLVGASLAQEAAVVVGKMKSGQFNLGTFLQQILDAVPQWARGLLDRFGVANLGGMQDKLTEGLVKGSQYFASQALNIGQSTFDFIINLGIMLYLLFFLFKDGEALSERVKNAIPLRPELRDDLMEKFTVVIRATVKGGILVALAQGALGGLIFWILGINAALLWAVLMAFLSLLPAVGAGLVWMPVALYLLATGLVVQGVILIAYGFLVIGLVDNILRPMLVGKDTKLPDYLVLIATLGGIDALGLNGFVVGPVIAAMFVAAWAIFAESRKSGSVPIA; encoded by the coding sequence ATGCGCGCCAGTCTCGAAGACCGTTTCTTTCTGCTTCTGATCGTCGTGGTCACGTTGGCCTTCGGCTGGATCATGAGCTCGTTCTACAGCGCGATCCTGTGGGGCGTGGTCATCGCGATCATGTTCGCGCCGATGCATCGGCGGCTGGAGCGCCGGATGCCAAAGCATCCAAACTCGGCCGCCTTGCTCACCGTGGGATTGATCGTGCTGATCGTGATCCTGCCGCTGACACTGGTTGGCGCATCGCTGGCGCAGGAAGCGGCTGTCGTTGTCGGCAAGATGAAGTCTGGCCAATTCAATCTCGGCACGTTTCTGCAGCAGATACTCGATGCCGTCCCGCAATGGGCAAGGGGACTGCTGGATCGCTTCGGCGTTGCCAATCTCGGCGGCATGCAGGACAAGCTGACTGAGGGCCTCGTCAAAGGCAGTCAGTACTTTGCATCGCAGGCGCTGAACATCGGTCAGAGCACGTTCGACTTCATCATCAATCTCGGCATCATGCTTTATCTGCTGTTCTTCCTGTTCAAGGACGGCGAAGCGCTGTCGGAGCGTGTGAAGAATGCCATTCCGCTGCGGCCCGAGCTGCGTGACGATCTGATGGAGAAGTTCACGGTGGTGATCCGCGCCACGGTGAAGGGCGGCATTCTGGTCGCGCTGGCACAGGGCGCGCTCGGTGGGTTGATCTTCTGGATCCTTGGCATCAATGCTGCGTTGTTGTGGGCCGTGCTGATGGCGTTCCTGTCGCTGTTGCCGGCGGTGGGTGCTGGCCTCGTCTGGATGCCGGTCGCGCTCTATCTGCTTGCGACGGGCTTGGTCGTTCAGGGCGTGATCCTGATCGCCTATGGATTTCTCGTCATAGGTTTGGTCGACAACATCCTGCGCCCGATGCTGGTCGGCAAGGACACCAAGCTGCCGGATTATCTGGTGCTGATCGCGACGCTCGGGGGCATTGACGCCCTCGGTCTGAACGGTTTCGTTGTAGGTCCCGTGATTGCGGCGATGTTCGTGGCGGCCTGGGCGATCTTTGCGGAGTCACGCAAAAGCGGTTCGGTCCCGATCGCGTAA